A section of the Bacillota bacterium genome encodes:
- the hemL gene encoding glutamate-1-semialdehyde 2,1-aminomutase yields MPGGVNSPVRAFRAVGGTPVFVERAEGPYVYGADGRRYIDLVQSWGAIILGHAHPAVVEALRKAAANGTSFGMPTTQEVELAELIASAVPSVEMVRLVNSGTEAVMSAVRLARAYTGRRYVVKFEGCYHGHSDGMLVKAGSGAAVYGTAGSGGPAHEYGAAPSAPAAPGVSPGAASETLLARYNHPEDVEAVFDRWGQEIAAVIVEPVAGNMGVVLPQPGFLEALRAITRRHGALLIFDEVITGFRVGWSGAQGRFGVTPDLTCFGKVIGGGLPVGAYGGPRALMEMVAPAGPVYQAGTLAGNPVAVAAGLATLQLLQRPGTYERLEALARRLAEGLRQAAREAGAKLALTQIGGMVGLSFRGSAPRDFDEAKQPDPAVYAGFFHAMLRRGVHLAPAMLEAAFVGLAHEEGVIDQVVQAAREALGQL; encoded by the coding sequence ATGCCGGGCGGGGTCAACAGCCCGGTGCGGGCGTTCCGGGCGGTCGGCGGGACGCCGGTTTTCGTGGAGCGGGCCGAGGGGCCGTACGTGTACGGGGCCGACGGGCGCCGCTACATCGACCTCGTCCAGTCGTGGGGCGCCATCATCCTGGGCCACGCTCACCCCGCGGTGGTGGAGGCCTTGCGGAAGGCGGCGGCGAACGGCACGAGTTTCGGCATGCCCACGACGCAGGAGGTGGAGCTGGCCGAACTCATCGCTTCGGCCGTGCCGTCCGTGGAGATGGTGCGCCTGGTCAACTCCGGCACGGAGGCGGTCATGAGCGCCGTGCGGCTCGCCAGGGCGTACACCGGGCGGCGGTACGTGGTGAAATTCGAGGGGTGCTACCACGGGCACTCGGACGGGATGCTGGTGAAGGCGGGTTCCGGGGCGGCGGTGTACGGGACGGCGGGCAGCGGCGGGCCCGCTCACGAATACGGTGCGGCTCCCTCGGCCCCGGCGGCTCCGGGCGTGAGCCCGGGCGCCGCATCGGAGACGCTCCTCGCCCGCTACAACCACCCGGAGGACGTCGAGGCGGTGTTCGACCGGTGGGGGCAGGAGATCGCGGCGGTCATCGTCGAGCCGGTAGCCGGCAACATGGGTGTCGTGCTGCCCCAACCCGGCTTTCTGGAAGCCCTGCGCGCCATCACCCGGCGCCACGGGGCCCTGCTCATCTTCGACGAGGTGATCACGGGGTTCCGGGTGGGCTGGAGCGGCGCCCAGGGGCGGTTTGGCGTCACGCCCGACCTGACGTGTTTTGGCAAGGTCATCGGCGGCGGGCTGCCCGTGGGGGCGTACGGCGGGCCGCGGGCGCTGATGGAGATGGTGGCGCCGGCAGGGCCGGTTTATCAGGCGGGAACGCTGGCCGGCAACCCCGTCGCGGTCGCCGCAGGGCTGGCAACGCTCCAACTCCTCCAACGCCCGGGGACGTACGAGCGCCTGGAAGCGCTGGCCAGGAGGCTGGCGGAGGGGCTGCGGCAGGCAGCCCGGGAGGCCGGCGCGAAGCTCGCGCTGACCCAGATCGGCGGCATGGTGGGGCTTTCGTTCAGGGGTTCGGCGCCGCGGGATTTCGACGAGGCAAAGCAGCCCGACCCGGCTGTGTACGCGGGGTTCTTTCACGCCATGCTGCGGCG
- the hemB gene encoding porphobilinogen synthase yields the protein MLDAGPARPRRLRRTLALRSMVRETRLSGEQFIYPIFVQPAGVEPRPVESMPGVVRWPVDRVEEPATEALEAGVRAVLLFGIPEGKDARGSGADDPNGVVQQAVQRLKERLPGLVVVTDVCLCEYTEHGHCGILRERRGAVEVDNDATLERLAATAVSHAAAGADIVAPSAMMDNQVAAIRRALDAEGFEDVAVMAYSAKFASAFYGPFREAAGSAPAFGDRRAYQMDPPNAREALHEVFLDVQQGADIVMVKPALAYLDVVKRVREAVQLPVAAYNVSGEFAMVEAAAARGWIDRRAVVLEILTALARAGADLIITYHAVEAARWLRE from the coding sequence ATGCTGGATGCCGGGCCGGCGAGGCCGCGCCGCCTGCGCCGCACCCTGGCCCTGCGGTCGATGGTGCGGGAGACCCGCCTTTCCGGCGAGCAGTTCATCTACCCCATCTTCGTGCAGCCGGCGGGGGTCGAGCCGCGGCCGGTCGAGTCCATGCCCGGCGTCGTCCGCTGGCCGGTGGACCGGGTCGAGGAGCCGGCGACGGAGGCGCTCGAGGCGGGGGTTCGCGCGGTGCTCCTGTTCGGCATCCCGGAGGGCAAGGACGCCCGGGGTAGCGGCGCCGACGACCCGAACGGCGTGGTGCAGCAGGCCGTGCAGCGACTGAAGGAGCGCCTGCCGGGACTCGTGGTGGTGACGGACGTGTGCCTGTGCGAGTACACGGAGCACGGGCACTGCGGCATCTTGCGGGAACGCCGCGGCGCCGTGGAGGTGGACAACGATGCCACCCTCGAACGCCTCGCCGCCACGGCCGTCTCGCACGCGGCTGCCGGGGCCGACATCGTCGCGCCGAGTGCCATGATGGACAACCAGGTGGCGGCCATCCGGCGGGCGCTGGACGCGGAAGGGTTCGAGGACGTGGCGGTGATGGCCTACTCTGCGAAGTTTGCGTCCGCGTTCTACGGGCCGTTCCGCGAGGCGGCCGGCTCGGCGCCGGCGTTTGGAGACCGGCGGGCCTACCAGATGGATCCACCCAACGCCCGGGAGGCGCTGCACGAGGTGTTCCTCGACGTCCAGCAGGGCGCCGACATCGTCATGGTCAAGCCGGCGCTCGCCTACCTGGACGTGGTGAAGCGAGTGAGGGAGGCCGTGCAACTTCCGGTGGCGGCTTACAACGTGAGCGGCGAGTTCGCCATGGTCGAGGCGGCTGCGGCAAGGGGCTGGATCGACCGGCGTGCGGTGGTTCTGGAGATCCTGACCGCCCTGGCCCGGGCCGGGGCTGACCTGATCATCACCTACCACGCTGTGGAGGCGGCGAGGTGGCTGCGAGAGTAG
- a CDS encoding hydroxymethylbilane synthase, with product MSAAREKLRVATRGSRLAMAQTQAVLERIRRLVTGLEVEVVPIRTRGDQVSARWAEAQRPATEDATADMAVGAFVKELEHTLLDRRCDLAVHSLKDVPTKLPDGLTLAAFPEREDPRDVLVMPSGSGAGSKPADQADPGDPVRNAGPQPAGKLLAALLPGARIGTASLRRSVQLRLIRSDIRTLAVRGNVETRLRRLDEGLYDALALAAAGLARLGLSGRLSGWFEPDQLVPAPGQGILAIECRADDTRVLEWLAPIDRAEVRAEAAAERSFMARTEAGCRWPVGARARLEGSTLELIGFVALPEGAGGANAARWLAARGRCRLELSGRTPGEWVDEARRAGEALAEQLLDRIRAGEGAAVEADGGV from the coding sequence GTGAGCGCGGCGAGGGAGAAGTTGCGGGTCGCAACCCGGGGCAGCCGGCTGGCGATGGCCCAGACCCAGGCCGTCCTGGAGCGCATCCGCCGCCTCGTGACCGGGCTCGAGGTCGAGGTAGTGCCCATCCGCACCCGCGGCGACCAGGTCTCCGCCCGGTGGGCCGAAGCGCAGCGCCCCGCGACGGAGGATGCTACGGCGGACATGGCCGTGGGGGCGTTCGTGAAGGAACTGGAGCATACCCTCCTGGACCGCCGGTGCGACCTTGCGGTTCACAGCCTGAAGGACGTCCCGACCAAACTCCCGGACGGGCTGACGCTGGCGGCCTTCCCCGAACGCGAGGATCCCCGCGACGTGCTCGTGATGCCGTCCGGCAGCGGGGCGGGGAGCAAGCCCGCCGATCAGGCCGACCCCGGGGACCCTGTCAGGAATGCCGGGCCGCAGCCTGCCGGGAAGCTGCTTGCCGCGCTCTTGCCCGGTGCGCGCATCGGCACCGCTTCGCTGCGCCGGTCGGTGCAGTTGCGCCTGATCCGCTCCGATATCCGGACTCTGGCCGTCCGTGGCAACGTGGAAACCCGCTTGAGACGGCTGGACGAAGGGCTCTACGACGCGCTGGCTCTGGCGGCTGCGGGGCTGGCGCGGTTGGGGCTGAGCGGCCGGCTGAGCGGGTGGTTTGAGCCGGATCAACTGGTGCCGGCCCCGGGCCAGGGGATCCTTGCGATCGAGTGCCGGGCGGACGACACTCGGGTACTTGAGTGGCTGGCTCCCATCGACCGCGCCGAAGTGCGCGCCGAGGCCGCAGCGGAGCGGTCGTTCATGGCGCGTACGGAGGCGGGGTGCCGCTGGCCGGTGGGCGCCCGGGCGCGCCTTGAGGGTTCGACGCTTGAACTCATTGGGTTTGTGGCGCTTCCCGAGGGGGCCGGCGGGGCGAACGCGGCCCGGTGGCTTGCTGCCCGGGGGCGCTGCCGCCTCGAGTTGTCCGGCCGGACGCCCGGCGAGTGGGTGGACGAGGCCCGCCGGGCCGGAGAGGCGCTCGCGGAGCAGCTGCTCGACCGCATACGGGCCGGGGAGGGCGCTGCAGTTGAAGCCGATGGCGGGGTGTAG